One stretch of Cryptococcus neoformans var. neoformans B-3501A chromosome 5, whole genome shotgun sequence DNA includes these proteins:
- a CDS encoding hypothetical protein (HMMPfam hit to ACPS, 4'-phosphopantetheinyl transferase superfamily, score: 78.4, E(): 1.8e-20; HMMPfam hit to Ketoacyl-synt_C, Beta-ketoacyl synthase, C-terminal domain, score: 19.7, E(): 3.7e-08; HMMPfam hit to ketoacyl-synt, Beta-ketoacyl synthase, N-terminal domain, score: 2.8, E(): 3.6e-08), which produces MAAEGMDKESIVRRELTSRCIAIMNRADPALLDYMKYHIDNADPSKGPTFQKIKEFGQILLDNCKEVVDKPPVYRDVALPTAPHTEISAKGDIVYSEVSRQNVRKLESYVKEMASGGEVEPAVNLEKVQSDIEKLWDLVNSQPSITAAQKSAIKSMYSEVVKSLGQSSGSALEDAESPAIARAKGPKQRRSSSQFLRPNVEDRTEVEEAHLPFLHLKRKTGTSFSYSAKLTNIYFDVLTEIATSGVTFAKKAALLTGVGKGSIGVEILKGLLSGGCTCIVTTSRYSRAAVDYYKNIFHEIGSKGSKLIVVPFNGASRQDVEALVDYIYSTLQIDLDYIIPFAALPENGREIDSIDDKSELAHRLMLTNLLRLLGAVKQKKAARQFVTRPTQVVLPLSPNHGIFGNDGLYSESKISLETLFNRWSAESWGEYLCIAGAVIGWTRGTGLMSATNFVAEGLEKLGVRTFSAKEMAFNILGLMHPLLFDITQIEPIWADLNGGMDRVAGLAEVMTSIRVDINRVAELRKAITIDNAADFRVINGGDAERLHQKVAITPRANFSFDFPKIDSDDILNELKHLQGLIDLDKVIVCTGFAEVGPWGSSRTRWEMEARGEFSIEGCIEMAWMMGFIKHLDGKLGNGQTYVGWVDAKSGEPVDDKDVKTKYEKDIIKHAGIRLIEPDLFWGYNPEKKGFIQEIELNHDLEPLEVAAEEAARFKREHGDKVDIWAQESGEWFVKFNKGARIFLPKAVKFDRVVAGQLPTGWDARRFGLPDDIIAQTDRTALWALVCTMEALIMSGVTDPYELYKYIHPSEVGTSLGSGMGGMHSMSAMFKDRREERDVQKDVLQETFINTVAGWVNLLLLSSSGPVKIPVGACATALQSVEIACDTILTGKAKVMIAGGFDDFSEEGSFEFANMKATSNAETEFAMGREPNEFSRPMTSTRSGFMESQGCGVHVMMSAKTAIEMGASIQGIVAYTSTHTDKAGRSIPAPGRGILSTAREVTPKEALPLLDIKYRSRQLAFRRKQISQWLENEHELLRMELETRKGGDNEEWFQNRVAFIDDEARRQEKDALATFGMLEGSHPNIAPLRRALAVWGLNADSVGAISCHGTSTKANDKNESGVYNLQFEQLGRTPGNAVPVIAQKSLTGHPKGGAAAWMFNGMCQTINSALVPGNHNADNISEELRAFRHLFYPSKPIQHVRLECGLLTSFGFGQVGGQVAIVHPRYLFAALQTHELEAYKKRRQDRELNTYSRMSSALVNNNMVQIKDGPPYTAELEGSVLLNPLARAGPSKNSFAFQGKLPTKVPLDIKNAETLKAMFDQAGALSGVGVDTELISNVPTSETFRERNFTADEISYCNSAADPTASFAGRWAAKEAVFKALSVPSKGAGAPLKEIEIVSTSSGPTVKLSGDALAAAGGKSVKVSLSHSDTSVVAFAVAQ; this is translated from the exons ATGGCCGCTGAAGGGATGGACAAAGAGAGCATCGTCAGGCGTGAGCTCACGTCGAGATGTATCGCCATC ATGAACCGTGCCGATCCCGCCCTTCTTGA CTATATGAAGTACCACATCGACAATGCCGATCCTTCCAAGGGCCCTACTTTCcaaaagatcaaggagTTTGGACAAATCTTGCTTGACAACT GTAAGGAGGTTGTCGACAAGCCCCCTGTTTACAGGGACGTTGCGCTCCCCACTGCGCCCCACACCGAGATTTCCGCCAAGGGTGACATTGTCTACTCTGAAGTCTCTAGGCAAAACGTTAGAAAGCTCGAGAGTTATGTTAAGG AAATGGCCTCTGGTGGTGAAGTCGAGCCCGCTGTCAACCTCGAAAAGGTCCAGTCCGATATTG AAAAGCTCTGGGACCTCGTCAACTCTCAACCTTCCATCACCGCTGCCCAAAAGTCGGCCATCAAGTCCATGTACAGTGAAGTTGTCAAGTCTCTCGGCCAATCGTCCGGCTCTGCTCTCGAAGACGCCGAATCCCCTGCTATCGCCCGTGCCAAGGGCCCCAAGCAGCGACGATCTAGTTCCCAGTTCTTGAGGCCCAACGTTGAAGACAGGACCGAGGTCGAGGAGGCTCacttgcccttcttgcaCCTTAAGAGGAAGACTGGTACCAGCTTTTCCTACAGTGCTAAGCTTACCAACATCT ACTTTGATGTCCTTACTGAGATCGCCACCTCTGGTGTCACTTTTGCCAAAAAGGCCGCCCTTCTCACCGGTGTCGGCAAGGGTTCCATCGGTGTCGAAATCCTCAAGGGTCTCCTCTCTGGTGGTTGTACCTGTATCGTGACCACCTCTCGATACTCTCGAGCTGCCGTCGACTACTACAAGAACATTTTCCATGAGATTGGTTCCAAGGGCTCCAAGCTTATTGTCGTTCCCTTCAACGGTGCTTCTCGTCAGGATGTCGAGGCTCTTGTCGACTACATCTACTCCACCCTCCAGATCGACTTGGACTACATTATCCCCTTCGCCGCTCTTCCCGAGAACGGCCGTGAAATCGACTCTATTGACGACAAGTCTGAGCTCGCCCACCGACTCATGCTTACCAacctcctccgtctcctcGGTGCCGTCAAGCAGAAAAAGGCCGCTCGTCAATTCGTCACCCGACCCACCCAGGTCGtcctccctctttctcccaaCCACGGTATCTTTGGTAACGACGGTCTCTATTCCGAGTCCAAGATTTCCCTCGAGACCTTGTTCAACAGGTGGTCCGCTGAAAGCTGGGGAGAGTACCTCTGTATCGCCGGTGCCGTCATCGGTTGGACTCGAGGTACCGGTCTCATGAGCGCTACCAACTTTGTTGCCGAGGGTCTCGAAAAGCTCGGTGTCAGGACTTTCTCCGCCAAAGAAATGGCCTTCAACATTCTTGGTCTCATGCACCCTCTCTTGTTCGACATTACCCAGATCGAACCCATCTGGGCCGACCTGAACGGTGGTATGGACCGTGTCGCCGGTTTGGCCGAGGTCATGACTTCCATCCGAGTCGACATCAACCGAGTTGCCGAATTGCGAAAGGCCATCACCATCGACAACGCCGCCGACTTCCGTGTCATCAACGGCGGTGATGCCGAAAGGCTTCATCAAAAGGTCGCCATCACTCCCCGAGCCAACTTTTCGTTCGACTTCCCCAAGATCGACAGTGACGACATTCTCAACGAACTCAAGCATCTTCAGGGCTTGATCGACCTTGACAAGGTCATCGTCTGTACCGGTTTTGCTGAAGTCGGTCCTTGGGGTTCTTCAAGGACCCgatgggagatggaggcCCGTGGCGAGTTTTCCATTGAGGGTTGTATCGAGATGGCCTGGATGATGGGCTTCATCAAGCACCTTGACGGTAAACTCGGTAACGGCCAGACCTACGTCGGATGGGTTGACGCCAAGTCTGGTGAGCCTGTCGATGACAAGGACGTCAAGACCAAGTACGAAAAGGACATTATCAAGCACGCCGGTATTCGTCTTATCG AACCCGACTTGTTCTGGGGTTACAACCCTGAGAAAAAGGGCTTCATTCAGGAGATTGAGCTCAACCACGATCTCGAACCGCTTGAAGTCGCCGCTGAAGAGGCCGCTCGATTCAAGCGCGAGCACGGCGACAAGGTCGACATCTGGGCCCAGGAATCCGGCGAGTGGTTCGTCAAGTTCAACAAGGGTGCCAGgatcttcctccccaagGCCGTCAAGTTTGACCGAGTCGTCGCTGGCCAGCTTCCTACCGGTTGGGACGCTCGTCGATTCGGTTTGCCCGATGATATTATCGCCCAGACTGACAGGACGGCCCTTTGGGCTTTGGTCTGCACTATGGAGGCTTTGATCATGTCCGGTGTCACCGACCCTTACGAGTTGTACAAGTACATCCACCCCAGCGAGGTTGGTACTTCTTTGGGTTCCGGTATGGGTGGTATGCATTCTATGAGTGCGATGTTCAAGGATAggcgagaggagagagatgtTCAGAAGGATGTCTTGCAGGAAAC TTTCATCAACACCGTCGCCGGTTGGGTCAAccttcttttgctttctTCCAGTGGTCCCGTCAAGATCCCCGTCGGTGCGTGCGCTACCGCCCTCCAATCCGTCGAGATCGCTTGCGATACCATCCTTACCGGCAAGGCCAAGGTCATGATTGCCGGTGGTTTCGACGACTTTTCTGAAGAAGGCTCTTTCGAATTCGCCAATATGAAGGCCACCTCTAACGCCGAAACCGAGTTTGCCATGGGCCGTGAACCCAACGAGTTCTCTCGACCTATGACTTCTACCCGTTCCGGCTTCATGGAGTCTCAGGGTTGTGGTGTGCACGTCATGATGTCTGCAAAGACCGCCATCGAGATGGGTGCCTCAATCCAGGGTATTGTCGCCTACACCTCCACCCACACTGACAAGGCTGGTCGATCCATCCCTGCTCCCGGTCGAGGTATCCTCTCTACTGCCCGTGAAGTCACCCCCAAGGAGGCCTTGCCCTTACTCGACATCAAATACCGGTCTCGACAACTCGCTTTCCGACGCAAGCAGATCTCTCAATGGCTTGAGAACGAGCACGAGCTCCTCCGTATGGAGCTCGAGACCCGAAAGGGTGGCGACAACGAGGAGTGGTTCCAGAACCGAGTGGCGTtcatcgatgacgaggCGAGGAGGCAGGAGAAAGATGCTCTTGCTACCTTTGGTATGCTCGAGGGTTCCCACCCCAACATTGCTCCCTTGCGTCGCGCCCTCGCCGTTTGGGGTCTTAATGCCGACAGCGTCGGTGCCATCTCTTGCCACGGTACCAGTACCAAGGCAAACGACAAGAACGAGTCTGGTGTCTACAACCTTCAGTTCGAACAGCTTGGTCGAACTCCTGGTAATGCCGTCCCCGTTATTGCGCAGAAGAGCTTGACTGGTCACCCCAAGGGTGGTGCCGCCGCGTGGATGTTCAACGGCATGTGCCAGACCATTAACAGTGCGCTTGTCCCCGGTAACCACAATGCCGACAACATCTCTGAAGAGCTCCGTGCTTTCCGCCACCTCTTCTACCCCTCTAAACCCATCCAGCACGTTCGACTCGAGTGTGGTCTTCTCACCTCTTTCGGTTTCGGTCAGGTCGGTGGTCAGGTCGCCATTGTTCATCCTCGATACTTGTTCGCCGCTCTCCAAACCCATGAGCTTGAGGCTTACAAGAAGCGACGACAGGACCGTGAGCTCAACACCTACTCTCGAATGTCCTCTGCCcttgtcaacaacaacatgGTGCAGATCAAGGACGGACCTCCTTACACTGCTGAGCTTGAGGGCAGTGTCTTGTTGAATCCTCTCGCCAGGGCTGGACCTAGCAAGAATTCTTTTGCCTTCCAGGGCAAGTTGCCCACCAAGGTTCCCCTTGATATTAAGAACGCGGAGACTTTGAAGGCCATGTTCGACCAGGCTGGTGCTCTCTCTGGTGTCGG TGTTGACACCGAGCTCATCTCTAATGTCCCTACCTCCGAAACATTCCGTGAACGCAACTTCACTGCCGATGAAATCTCCTACTGTAACTCTGCCGCCGACCCCACTGCCTCCTTTGCCGGTCGATGGGCTGCCAAGGAAGCCGTGTTCAAGGCTCTCTCTGTCCCTTCCAAGGGCGCTGGTGCTCCcttgaaggagattgagattGTCTCTACTTCTTCTGGACCGACTGTCAAGTTGAGCGGGGATGCGCTTGCCGCAGCGGGGGGTAAGAGCGTGAAGGTTTCATTGAGTCACTCTGACACCTCAGTCGTGGCTTTCGCCGTGGCTCAATGA
- a CDS encoding hypothetical protein (HMMPfam hit to CHCH, CHCH domain, score: 47.9, E(): 2.7e-11), with the protein MFARSFSNASRTIARRSLSTRSGPAPSSLWSSRNAVIAGTTLAITALAVTSERRKVFNESAQKATSPRDSIIAQDSLKENVHKKSVRQDEFSGESTKPEASTSSDSVEKAADDAAQILEEKEAEASEPSQGAYNPETGEINWDCPCLGGMATGPCGEQFKAAFSCFVYSEAEPKGVDCVELFKVMQDCFREHPEIYGEGGYLFFCVVDTLGLVLMFYAEIDDDEAPPQEGTMEEKVEAAKEETAAPAAAP; encoded by the exons ATGTTCGCCCGATCATTCTCCAACGCCTCTCGAACAATTGCCCGTCGATCTCTCAGCACTCGCTCCGGACCTGCGCCTTCGTCATTATGGTCTTCCCGTAACGCCGTCATTGCCGGTACAACGCTCGCTATCACTGCCTTGGCCGTCACCTCTGAGAGGCGGAAGGTATTCAACGAATCTGCTCAGAAGGCTACTAGCCCTAGGGATAGCATTATTGCACAGGACAgcttgaaggagaatgtCCACAAGAAGTCTG TCAGGCAAGATGAGTTTTCAGGGGAATCCACCAAGCCCGAGGCTTCAACCTCATCAGATAGCGTAGAAAAAGCTGCCGACGACGCTGCCCAAATCcttgaggaaaaggaggctGAAGCCTCTGAGCCCTCACAAGGCGCTTACAATCCCGAGACTGGAGAGATCAACTGGGATTGCCCT TGTCTTGGTGGTATGGCCACCGGCCCTTGCGGTGAACAGTTTAAGGCTgccttctcttgcttcGTCTACTCTGAGGCTGAGCCCAAGGGTGTCGACTGTGTTGAGTTATTCAAGGTGATGCAGGACTGCTTCAGGGAACATCCCGAAATTTATGGAGAGGGTGGGTaccttttcttctgtgTAGTCGATACGCTTGGCTTAGTGTTAATGTTCTACGCAGAgatcgacgacgatgaggcTCCCCCCCAGGAGGGAACaatggaggaaaaggttgagGCAGCCAAGGAGGAGACTGCTGCCcccgctgctgctccttAG
- a CDS encoding hypothetical protein (Match to ESTs gb|CF190849.1|CF190849, gb|CF190399.1|CF190399, gb|CF189992.1|CF189992), producing MSAVEAPSASQAIWPELTEDHPLSQLNSRLPTILSEAGHSQIWGVTLTYSTPPTFSTLIILQKFLRSVDNNVDEAATALGKTLKWRKDWGLDAPADKKEKENFGPDFEGLGYVTKIKKNDGGDEIVTWNVYGAVKDLKSTFGDLDRFLRWRVNLMEEAIAHLHLATTSTPIPDFNAGIDPHRMAQVHLYEGVSFLRMDPHVKAASKATIELMAANYPELLSRKFFVGVPLIMSWMFQAVRMFVSAETAKKFVVISYKENLANELGELEGVPKEYGGKGLSLGELQNQLRGEDAVTSS from the exons ATGTCTGCCGTCGAAGCACCCTCCGCCTCGCAGGCCATCTGGCCCGAGCTCACAGAAGACCACCCCCTTTCGCAGCTCAACTCTCGCCTCCCTACTATCCTTTCAGAGGCTGGTCACTCCCAAATCTGGGGCGTTACTCTTACTTACTCCACTCCCCCAACCTTCTCTACCCTTATTATTCTGCAAAAATTCCTTCGTTCCGTGGATAATAACGTGGATGAGGCTGCCACGGCTCTAGGCAAGACACTCAAGTGGCGGAAGGACTGGGGATTGGACGCGCCGGCGGacaaaaaagagaaggaaaactTTGGGCCCGATTTTGAAGGCTTAGGATATGTGAccaagatcaagaaaaATGATGGCGGAGATGAGATCGTGACTTGGAACGTTTATGGAGCTGTGAAGGATTTGAAATCGACCTTTGGGGATCTTGACCG ATTCCTTCGATGGCGTGTCAATCTTATGGAGGAGGCTATCgcccatcttcatctcgctACCACCTCTACTCCCATCCCAGACTTTAACGCCGGTATTGATCCCCATCGCATGGCACAAGTCCACCTCTACGAAGGCGTCTCATTCCTTCGCATGGATCCCCATGTGAAAGCTGCCTCCAAGGCAACCATTGAGCTTATGGCGGCCAACTATCCCGAACTTCTTTCTCGCAAATTCTTTGTGGGCGTGCCTTTGATAATGAGCTGGATGTTTCAGGCCGTGCGAATGTTCGTTTCCGCTGAGACTGCCAAGAAGTTTGTGGTCATTAGCTACAAGGAGAATTTGGCGAATGAGCTGGGAGAACTTGAAGGTGTGCCCAAGGAGTATGGTGGAAAGGGTCTCAGTTTGGGCGAACTTCAGAACCAGCTGCGAGGGGAGGACGCGGTGACTTCTTCGTAA